In Microbacterium soli, a single window of DNA contains:
- a CDS encoding protein-tyrosine phosphatase family protein: MTSWAVDDAGVVRLPDGRLIRGTGARRPRGQAPAPEFAVYLLGRDPRVADWPYRWVRWPDFRLPASTEDAVDALREAHTRAASERVEIACGGGIGRTGTALAVLAVMSGVPADTAVEWVRTNYHPRAVETRRQRAWIATVASSLS, from the coding sequence ATGACGAGCTGGGCGGTTGACGACGCGGGCGTGGTGCGCCTGCCGGACGGTCGTCTGATCCGTGGCACAGGTGCGCGTCGGCCTCGCGGTCAGGCCCCGGCCCCTGAGTTCGCCGTCTACCTCCTGGGCCGCGACCCTCGCGTGGCCGACTGGCCCTACCGCTGGGTCAGGTGGCCCGACTTCCGCCTGCCTGCCTCCACCGAGGACGCCGTAGACGCGCTCAGGGAAGCTCACACGCGGGCCGCGTCCGAGCGAGTCGAGATTGCCTGCGGCGGCGGGATCGGCAGAACCGGAACCGCCCTCGCGGTGCTCGCCGTGATGAGCGGCGTTCCAGCCGACACCGCCGTGGAGTGGGTGCGAACGAACTACCACCCCCGAGCCGTCGAGACACGCCGCCAACGCGCCTGGATCGCCACCGTCGCATCCTCCCTCTCCTGA
- a CDS encoding NAD(P)-binding domain-containing protein, producing the protein MSILESVVIGAGQAGLSASYHLRRLGIDHVVLDANEKPGGAWQHRWDALTMVDVHGVAGLPGDTPPARTQERANRVVPATFAAYERAHDLPVIRPVTVREVADEQGILIARTDAGVWRTRTLVNATGTWTRPFLPHYPGMETFLGEQLHTVDYPGPEHFRGRRVMVVGGGASAVQFLGALAPVTDTLWATRRPPVWRTDEFTPKVGAAAVALVEKRVAQGLPPLSVVSVTGLLLRPQEREAERLGAYADRRPMFARIEPDGVRWADGGFEAVDVILWATGFRPAITHLAPLHLRSEHGGIRLDRDGRGTTAVADPRIQLVGYGPSASTIGANRAGRTAAKGVQRSLAALAERDFAVPVGTVA; encoded by the coding sequence GTGAGCATTCTCGAGAGCGTCGTGATCGGGGCGGGGCAGGCGGGCCTGTCGGCCTCGTATCATCTGCGCCGGCTCGGCATCGACCATGTCGTCCTGGATGCGAACGAGAAGCCGGGCGGTGCGTGGCAGCACCGCTGGGACGCCCTGACGATGGTCGACGTGCACGGTGTCGCCGGGCTGCCCGGCGACACCCCGCCCGCTCGCACGCAGGAGCGTGCCAACAGGGTCGTGCCCGCGACGTTCGCCGCCTACGAGCGGGCCCACGATCTGCCCGTCATCCGGCCCGTCACCGTGCGCGAGGTCGCCGACGAGCAGGGAATCCTCATCGCGCGGACGGATGCCGGCGTGTGGCGTACGCGCACGCTCGTGAACGCGACGGGGACCTGGACGCGGCCCTTCCTGCCCCACTATCCCGGTATGGAGACGTTCCTCGGCGAGCAGCTGCACACCGTGGACTATCCGGGACCCGAGCATTTCCGCGGCAGGCGGGTGATGGTGGTCGGCGGCGGTGCATCGGCCGTGCAGTTCCTCGGTGCGCTCGCCCCCGTCACCGACACGCTCTGGGCCACGCGCAGGCCGCCGGTGTGGCGCACGGACGAGTTCACCCCGAAGGTCGGGGCTGCCGCCGTCGCGCTGGTCGAGAAGCGCGTGGCGCAGGGACTCCCGCCCTTGAGCGTGGTCAGCGTCACCGGGCTCCTGCTGCGCCCGCAGGAGCGCGAGGCGGAACGACTGGGCGCCTACGCCGACCGCCGGCCGATGTTCGCCCGTATCGAACCCGACGGCGTGCGCTGGGCGGACGGCGGATTCGAGGCCGTCGACGTCATCCTCTGGGCCACCGGGTTCCGCCCGGCGATCACGCATCTCGCGCCGCTGCATCTGCGCAGCGAGCACGGCGGCATCCGGTTGGACCGCGACGGTCGCGGCACCACGGCCGTGGCCGACCCGCGCATCCAGCTCGTCGGCTATGGTCCCTCGGCGAGCACCATCGGGGCCAACCGTGCCGGCCGCACCGCCGCGAAGGGCGTGCAGCGCAGCCTCGCCGCCCTCGCCGAGCGGGACTTCGCCGTACCGGTCGGGACGGTGGCGTAG
- a CDS encoding calcium:proton antiporter — MRIPAPLRATLTPTAVLRLVLGWGSVLLLSAFGPSSPAGLPTPVLWLLLAGVVVVITISSFGVVTEAEHLAHRLGDPYGTLVLTLSIAGIEVILISAVMLGPGEHTTIARDSVMAVSMIILNLVVGVALLVAAHRRRDLRVNSTGFTQYLGMLIVLLSAVFALPALIGEDGSYTPAQAIPLILLTLGLYAFFLARQMGVQRTDFQELPDIASTRTPSSTSDEVRPPIAAVLRQHRAELITRTVMLIVMVLPVVLLSHEMAALLDDGLERLGAPVALSGVLIAMIVFLPETITTIRAAVAGEMQRVSNLCHGALVSTAGITIPAVLTIGLLTGQTVLLAETPTNLLLLGATLLLTLATFAGRRATAVHGATHLFMFVLYGLSVFS, encoded by the coding sequence ATGCGCATCCCCGCCCCGCTCCGCGCGACTCTCACGCCCACGGCGGTCCTCCGGCTGGTGCTCGGCTGGGGGTCGGTCCTCCTGCTGAGCGCGTTCGGCCCGTCGTCCCCGGCCGGACTCCCCACCCCGGTGCTGTGGCTGCTGCTGGCCGGTGTCGTCGTGGTCATCACGATCAGCTCCTTCGGCGTCGTCACCGAGGCCGAGCATCTCGCGCATCGTCTCGGCGACCCCTACGGCACGCTCGTGCTCACCCTGTCGATCGCGGGAATCGAGGTCATCCTCATCTCCGCGGTCATGCTCGGTCCCGGCGAGCACACGACCATCGCGCGGGACTCCGTGATGGCCGTGTCGATGATCATCCTGAACCTCGTGGTCGGTGTCGCCCTGCTGGTGGCCGCGCACAGGCGCCGCGACCTGCGGGTGAACAGCACGGGATTCACCCAGTACCTGGGGATGCTGATCGTCCTGCTGTCGGCGGTCTTCGCGCTTCCCGCCCTGATCGGCGAGGACGGGTCCTACACGCCCGCACAGGCCATCCCCCTCATCCTGCTGACACTCGGACTGTACGCGTTCTTCCTGGCCCGCCAGATGGGTGTTCAGCGGACGGACTTCCAGGAGCTGCCTGACATCGCATCCACCCGCACGCCGTCCTCCACATCCGATGAGGTCCGACCGCCCATCGCCGCTGTGCTCCGGCAGCACCGGGCGGAGCTGATCACCCGCACCGTCATGCTGATCGTCATGGTGCTGCCCGTCGTCCTGCTCTCCCATGAGATGGCCGCACTCCTGGATGACGGCCTGGAGCGTCTGGGCGCACCCGTCGCGCTGTCGGGCGTCCTCATCGCCATGATCGTGTTCCTCCCCGAGACCATCACGACCATCCGAGCGGCGGTGGCCGGGGAGATGCAGCGGGTGAGCAACCTGTGCCATGGCGCCCTCGTCTCCACGGCCGGGATCACCATCCCCGCCGTGCTGACGATCGGTCTGCTCACCGGTCAGACGGTGCTGCTGGCCGAGACGCCGACGAACCTGCTGCTGCTCGGTGCCACCCTGCTGCTGACTCTCGCGACGTTCGCCGGGCGCCGGGCCACCGCCGTGCACGGTGCGACCCACCTGTTCATGTTCGTGCTGTACGGGCTCAGCGTGTTCTCCTGA
- a CDS encoding OmpA family protein has protein sequence MNARNARNAAAASMLAVLSAPLLLTGPAVAAEEGSEIPVVAVARGDASTAQSSIPNGRYEFAVHGVYRYDGGTVAYWSVRSDTAYDSDELSDPRKFHWRRGNFENSGFGISEASLVVRERGELYTTLLADEGAGICLCTNALVLDDDEPQEWQTVYAAFAELPAEVTRVSMHLDGYGTVVHDVPVSDGLPQPQVDAETVPVGQGWPTAPDADAVEQAAADRSGGPIWVLHEPGGAADGSWRSTSSGEEETVDISADVLFDFDEATITAAADRALDDVAARIRASGARSATVIGHTDSTGDEAYNQDLSERRAHAVEQALKSRLPGIALAVEGRGETEPVAPNDTDENRALNRRVTVVFVGGED, from the coding sequence ATGAACGCCAGGAACGCCAGGAACGCAGCAGCTGCATCGATGCTCGCGGTGCTGTCCGCGCCGCTTCTGCTCACCGGCCCGGCCGTGGCCGCCGAGGAGGGCTCGGAGATCCCCGTCGTCGCCGTCGCCCGCGGGGATGCATCCACCGCGCAGAGTTCGATTCCCAACGGCCGATACGAGTTCGCCGTCCACGGCGTATACCGCTACGACGGCGGCACCGTCGCCTACTGGTCGGTGCGCAGCGACACGGCCTACGACTCCGACGAGCTGTCGGATCCGAGGAAGTTCCACTGGCGGCGCGGGAACTTCGAGAACTCCGGCTTCGGGATCTCGGAGGCGTCGCTCGTCGTCCGCGAGCGCGGCGAGCTCTACACGACGCTGCTGGCCGACGAGGGCGCGGGGATCTGCCTGTGTACGAATGCGCTGGTTCTCGACGACGACGAGCCGCAGGAGTGGCAGACGGTGTATGCGGCCTTCGCCGAGCTGCCCGCCGAGGTCACGCGGGTCTCGATGCATCTGGACGGATACGGCACGGTCGTGCACGACGTGCCGGTGAGCGATGGGCTCCCGCAGCCGCAGGTCGATGCCGAGACGGTGCCCGTCGGCCAGGGCTGGCCGACCGCGCCGGACGCCGATGCCGTGGAGCAGGCGGCGGCTGACCGCAGCGGCGGCCCGATCTGGGTGCTCCACGAGCCGGGCGGTGCCGCCGACGGCAGTTGGAGGAGCACCTCCAGCGGCGAGGAGGAGACCGTCGACATCTCCGCCGATGTGCTCTTCGATTTCGACGAGGCCACGATCACCGCGGCGGCCGACCGTGCGCTCGACGACGTCGCCGCACGGATCCGCGCCTCCGGCGCCCGCTCGGCGACGGTCATCGGACACACCGATTCGACAGGCGACGAGGCGTACAACCAGGACCTCTCCGAACGCCGTGCGCACGCGGTCGAGCAGGCGCTGAAGAGCCGGCTCCCCGGCATCGCACTCGCGGTCGAGGGCCGAGGCGAGACGGAACCCGTCGCACCCAATGACACGGACGAGAACCGAGCGCTGAACCGGCGCGTCACGGTCGTGTTCGTCGGGGGTGAGGACTGA